In Persephonella hydrogeniphila, the following are encoded in one genomic region:
- the serS gene encoding serine--tRNA ligase, with translation MIDIKLLRTNPEYVKERLSTRDKAYSKMVDEILAVDEERRSLIRELEDIKAEKNRLSKQIGVFYREGKKEEAEKAKEEVHAKNKKIEVLEKELKDVEKRFNHLLLSIPNIPHPSVPVGEDEEENVEIRKWGEPRKFDFEPLPHWEIGEKLGILDFERGAKLSGSRFTVMYSLAAKLERALINFMLDVHTKEHGYTEVWTPVLVKPEILIGTGQLPKFEEDLYKICDEDLYLLPTAEVSLTNLHAGEILKEEELPKYYTAYTPCFRREAGSHGKDVRGILRQHQFDKVELVKIVKPEDSYNELEKLVKEAEKILQLLEIPYRVVELCTGDLGFSAAKTYDIEVWVPSQNRYREISSCSNTEDFQARRAKIRYKDREGKNHYVHTLNGSGLAVGRTLLAIMENYQREDGSFDIPEVLKKYM, from the coding sequence ATGATAGATATAAAACTGCTCAGAACAAATCCAGAATATGTTAAAGAGAGATTATCTACAAGAGATAAGGCTTACTCAAAAATGGTTGATGAGATTCTTGCCGTTGATGAAGAAAGAAGAAGCCTGATAAGAGAGCTTGAGGATATCAAGGCAGAGAAAAACAGGTTGTCCAAACAGATCGGAGTTTTTTACAGAGAAGGGAAAAAAGAAGAAGCAGAAAAAGCAAAGGAGGAAGTTCACGCAAAAAATAAAAAAATAGAGGTTTTAGAGAAAGAGCTGAAAGATGTTGAAAAAAGGTTTAATCATCTGCTTTTATCAATACCAAATATACCCCACCCTTCTGTTCCTGTAGGTGAAGACGAAGAAGAAAATGTAGAAATAAGAAAATGGGGAGAACCGAGAAAATTTGATTTTGAACCACTGCCTCACTGGGAAATCGGAGAAAAATTAGGAATTCTGGATTTCGAAAGGGGGGCAAAACTTTCTGGTTCAAGATTTACAGTGATGTACTCCCTTGCTGCAAAGTTAGAAAGGGCGCTTATCAATTTTATGCTCGATGTTCATACAAAAGAGCATGGATATACAGAGGTGTGGACTCCAGTTCTTGTAAAACCAGAGATTCTGATAGGAACAGGACAGCTGCCTAAATTTGAGGAAGACCTGTATAAAATATGCGATGAAGACCTGTACCTTCTGCCTACAGCCGAGGTATCCCTTACAAACCTGCATGCAGGTGAGATACTGAAAGAGGAAGAACTTCCCAAATACTACACAGCATATACACCATGTTTCAGAAGGGAGGCAGGTTCCCACGGAAAAGACGTAAGAGGAATTCTCAGACAGCACCAGTTTGATAAGGTTGAGCTTGTAAAAATAGTAAAGCCTGAAGATTCTTACAACGAACTGGAAAAGCTCGTTAAAGAAGCAGAAAAGATACTCCAGCTCCTTGAGATACCTTACAGGGTAGTAGAACTCTGTACAGGAGACCTTGGCTTTTCAGCTGCAAAAACATACGACATAGAGGTATGGGTACCTTCACAAAATAGATACAGAGAGATATCATCCTGCTCAAATACAGAAGATTTTCAGGCAAGAAGAGCAAAGATAAGATACAAAGACAGAGAAGGTAAAAACCATTATGTACACACATTAAATGGTTCAGGTCTTGCTGTTGGAAGAACACTTCTTGCTATTATGGAAAACTATCAGAGGGAAGATGGCAGTTTCGATATACCGGAAGTCTTAAAAAAATATATGTAG
- a CDS encoding tetratricopeptide repeat protein — protein sequence MASLEVLQLIEKAKLAFESENYEMAQVHLDEALLQSPDVPEVYFWRGKVATTDLNDEIIETAIGDFTQAIELKPDYWEAYFERGKVFLYFGRFEEAEEDFKKVIQLNPSFKDVYSYLAQIEIQRGNDQKAMEYLNEVSSGGDYKYYYNLGKIFLNAKNYDAAIENFTKALEDNKYLVDGYYLRSKAYEAIGKYKEALEDLKKAATLTPEEKKFFTDMAKVYFKKAMKAADEGDIRKSADLFVEGLKINYNLKIEPEYEKILEEAAKDAMEKGEYQQAVLYLEFAERVVDNRCVDEQLPFEECYKRKQEINALMKQAEKGLPLKERILKKLNDIYAK from the coding sequence ATGGCTTCTTTAGAGGTTTTACAGCTTATAGAAAAAGCAAAATTAGCATTTGAGAGTGAAAATTACGAGATGGCTCAGGTTCATCTCGACGAAGCATTGCTCCAGAGTCCAGATGTTCCTGAAGTTTACTTCTGGAGGGGGAAAGTTGCAACAACAGACCTTAACGACGAGATAATAGAAACAGCAATAGGAGATTTTACACAGGCTATAGAGCTCAAGCCTGATTACTGGGAAGCATATTTTGAGAGAGGCAAGGTTTTCCTTTATTTTGGAAGGTTTGAAGAGGCTGAGGAAGATTTCAAGAAAGTTATACAACTTAACCCTTCCTTTAAGGATGTATATTCGTATCTTGCACAGATTGAGATACAGAGGGGAAATGACCAGAAAGCTATGGAGTATCTGAACGAAGTATCCTCCGGAGGAGACTACAAATATTACTATAATCTTGGGAAGATCTTTCTGAATGCAAAAAACTACGATGCAGCTATCGAAAACTTTACAAAAGCTCTTGAGGATAATAAATACCTTGTAGATGGTTACTATTTAAGATCTAAAGCTTATGAAGCTATAGGAAAATACAAAGAAGCCCTCGAAGATCTGAAAAAAGCAGCCACTTTAACACCTGAGGAGAAAAAGTTTTTCACAGACATGGCAAAAGTCTATTTTAAGAAAGCTATGAAAGCAGCTGATGAAGGGGATATAAGAAAATCAGCTGATTTATTTGTTGAGGGACTGAAAATTAACTACAACCTGAAGATCGAACCAGAATATGAAAAGATATTAGAAGAAGCTGCTAAAGATGCGATGGAAAAGGGAGAATACCAGCAGGCTGTTCTTTACCTTGAGTTTGCAGAAAGGGTGGTAGACAACAGATGTGTTGACGAACAGCTCCCCTTTGAAGAGTGTTATAAAAGAAAGCAGGAGATTAATGCACTTATGAAACAGGCAGAAAAGGGTCTTCCCCTTAAAGAAAGAATACTGAAAAAACTGAATGATATCTACGCAAAATAG
- a CDS encoding glucose-6-phosphate isomerase: MIKIDYTNAMAETIGERDGILREELLSFRHFVVETHTLIQKEKERKFYFCKLPYQDTTEIKEFAEHIRENFEYFVVIGIGGSSLGAKMLFESLTDLNYNIEKSPKFFLLENVDPEKFDSILRQIDIKKTCFNVVTKSGSTVETIANFSIILSMLKKELGDRYREHLVFTTDPEKGFLRKFGASEGIKMFGIPPKVGGRFSVLSPVGLLPAAVLGIDIDQLLAGAKKMDLVCSIEEHVEHNPAYLIALIHYITNMRRGKTISVMMPYAEKLASFVDWYRQLWAESLGKDGLGQTPVKAIGTVDQHSQIQLYRDGIRDKIITFIQVDKMNTDYSIPDELPEDIAYLTGHSLHEILNKELLGTKAALIKSKVPNITVILDEINPYNIGMLIYMYELATGFSGYLYKINPFDQPAVEEGKNFTYALMGRKGYEEKLEEFKELYREKYRIEVQ; the protein is encoded by the coding sequence ATGATAAAGATAGATTACACAAATGCAATGGCAGAGACCATCGGAGAAAGAGATGGAATATTAAGGGAGGAACTGCTTTCCTTTAGACATTTTGTTGTTGAGACCCATACATTAATCCAGAAAGAAAAAGAAAGGAAGTTTTATTTTTGCAAGCTTCCATATCAGGATACAACAGAAATAAAAGAGTTTGCAGAGCATATTAGGGAGAATTTTGAGTACTTTGTTGTTATAGGTATAGGAGGATCATCCCTTGGAGCAAAAATGCTTTTTGAGAGCCTGACAGATCTCAATTACAATATAGAAAAATCACCAAAGTTCTTTTTACTTGAGAATGTAGACCCTGAAAAATTTGATTCGATTCTGAGACAGATAGATATCAAAAAAACATGTTTTAACGTCGTAACAAAATCAGGTTCAACTGTAGAAACAATAGCAAACTTTTCCATTATACTTTCAATGCTGAAAAAAGAGCTTGGAGACAGGTACAGAGAACATCTTGTCTTTACTACAGATCCAGAAAAGGGTTTCCTCAGAAAGTTTGGAGCCTCTGAAGGAATAAAAATGTTCGGTATCCCTCCTAAAGTTGGAGGAAGATTCTCTGTTTTATCTCCTGTAGGTCTTTTACCAGCTGCTGTTTTAGGTATAGATATAGACCAGCTCCTTGCTGGAGCCAAAAAAATGGATCTTGTATGCTCCATAGAGGAACATGTTGAACATAACCCTGCATATCTGATAGCACTTATCCACTATATAACAAATATGAGGAGAGGAAAAACTATATCTGTTATGATGCCATATGCTGAAAAGTTAGCATCCTTTGTTGACTGGTACAGACAGCTATGGGCAGAAAGCCTCGGAAAAGATGGACTTGGACAGACTCCTGTTAAAGCTATAGGGACGGTAGACCAGCACTCCCAGATTCAGCTTTACAGAGATGGTATAAGGGACAAAATTATAACCTTTATACAGGTTGATAAAATGAACACAGATTACAGCATACCTGACGAACTTCCTGAAGATATAGCGTATCTCACAGGACATTCATTACATGAGATACTGAATAAAGAATTACTGGGAACAAAAGCAGCACTGATAAAAAGCAAAGTCCCCAACATAACAGTGATATTAGACGAGATCAACCCGTACAATATAGGAATGCTTATCTATATGTATGAGCTTGCGACAGGTTTTTCAGGATATCTGTACAAGATAAACCCATTTGACCAGCCAGCTGTAGAAGAGGGCAAAAACTTTACGTATGCGCTGATGGGAAGAAAGGGCTATGAAGAAAAGTTAGAAGAATTTAAAGAGCTTTACAGGGAAAAATACAGAATAGAAGTCCAGTAG
- a CDS encoding translocation/assembly module TamB domain-containing protein, producing MKKIIINTAFVLSIFILFASLLLLTVVFLWENRGVIARNFGVKLEDNCRLEKDSLVCGYVKVQSERLFIDLKTLKIGINIKNFIERDEPFINLQLKEGFLRYTLSEKKRKLREKNPLNLSYFLIYFVKSDIDRFDAQIIYPNGKKLLIKDFSFINNFDIFRSKKPFYINFNGLHAKIEKLKGSIAPDEIVVEEILTYLNNNPVEIKGSFDYQGNFAFSGSFYGKNFKYMEFDAKNFRIETSISRFRDFYSASVRYSIKGFSYRNTAGENIQGVVVLKGVNTLKGSSQFSISKLSVKKNLFENIASKGDVYLSLKDKRFAFDGKGKIDKWQLFKITVNGINSNYRLVYHKKRIEVEGDAYSKSIRLSYILKNKKLTVKTDSFYIKDLIETAGIKNKLAENIDGTAEGTVSVNLEDKTTTVDFKLSNINLYGINYREGSIFSKIDNREISGSYTVNLKNPDGFGFINGTFKRNYIEGDVSFDNLNLNSLIYGKKFKFGGVIDGNGYYSGYLPDIKIQVSGVANSFRYRKIQIKNYNYQFGYFSDIKKMELGFKSPEKRLTGNIGVFFSPFSLDLNIDAKNADLSFGKEFLKDFIPNIFSYVTPLRTTGFAYFHAEKKKWNLKLNLSKFEAAIDMAQDTVKGQLKGFFSNSERDLFLSFGKKNFRYRDYLIKNVNGKVHLQKNRLDSVINADGLNIFDSFKLSSRFTYLLDKKYTEGKLELFFKKEDFHNNLKSNFSGKVENIKGKLSERGYVKDKNVVQADIDYSISNLNDRSVFSLSSKLVKVSLPENINLHFYSISGKLNLPYKNIRKTEGSFKLSKFTVSKNYIYFFDSSPVHLKLKDNVLTGNKVEFTGIIRGKLENLRYDLSKNTLRFQSDGQIDRNFLSMITQYVNSSGDLNYHLRYNGKLDNVTDGIECTISSEELGLKTAFTIGIIQIKKFLIEMYKGDLNINIYGKSPDIILGESVLKISGTGNIRKRFLSVYGQTRFFPVKYMNIFQGNINSDLRIKTYEKKESLYTQIKGDISVSGKVKLEKDMNQLLKSKRSNIPSGYKNENLERVLLDIKGESYIPLYLYGKWGKAYAEFNMKVKGTASSPVVDGDISIIYGEIYFMKNRYNIDFANIKIIKNEPYISARISTSIADTFIFIDLSGSLYEPRINFSSSPPKSRDEILSILLLRDTPSALENMPVFKTVGKILYAVLPFKPAEERGLFNTGFEINILPQYSPTAGISASVYAKRNLTRRIFVALSKPIGQVEEERIGGWYGVGLRLKERSSFQYKFFETGNQEFDIVFSFPFDF from the coding sequence ATGAAAAAGATAATAATTAATACTGCTTTTGTCCTATCTATATTTATTCTGTTTGCCTCGCTGCTGCTTCTGACAGTTGTTTTTCTCTGGGAAAACAGAGGTGTAATCGCAAGAAATTTCGGAGTAAAATTAGAAGATAACTGCAGGTTGGAGAAAGATTCTCTTGTTTGCGGTTACGTAAAAGTACAGTCTGAAAGGCTGTTTATTGATCTTAAAACTCTAAAAATAGGCATTAATATAAAAAATTTTATTGAGAGAGATGAACCTTTTATAAATCTACAACTAAAAGAAGGATTCCTCAGATATACACTTTCAGAAAAAAAACGCAAACTGAGAGAAAAAAATCCGTTAAATCTATCTTACTTTTTAATTTATTTTGTAAAGTCTGACATTGACAGATTTGACGCCCAGATAATTTATCCCAATGGAAAAAAACTTCTTATAAAAGATTTTTCTTTCATTAATAATTTTGATATTTTTAGATCAAAAAAACCTTTTTATATAAATTTTAATGGGCTTCATGCAAAAATCGAAAAACTCAAAGGTTCTATAGCTCCTGATGAGATAGTTGTTGAAGAAATCCTTACATATCTGAATAACAATCCTGTTGAGATAAAAGGCAGCTTTGATTATCAGGGTAATTTTGCTTTTTCCGGTAGCTTTTACGGTAAAAACTTTAAATACATGGAGTTTGATGCAAAAAATTTCCGTATAGAAACCAGTATAAGCAGATTTAGAGACTTTTACTCTGCCTCAGTACGTTACAGTATAAAAGGCTTTTCATACAGGAATACTGCAGGGGAGAACATCCAAGGAGTTGTGGTACTTAAGGGAGTAAACACCCTTAAAGGCAGCAGTCAGTTTTCTATATCTAAACTTTCTGTTAAAAAAAATTTATTCGAAAATATAGCTTCAAAAGGAGATGTATATCTATCTTTAAAGGATAAAAGATTTGCGTTTGATGGAAAAGGAAAAATTGATAAATGGCAGCTTTTCAAGATTACAGTTAATGGGATAAACTCTAATTACAGGTTGGTTTACCACAAAAAAAGGATAGAAGTAGAAGGAGATGCTTACTCAAAATCTATAAGGCTCTCTTATATTCTGAAAAATAAAAAACTTACTGTAAAAACTGATAGCTTTTATATAAAAGACCTGATAGAGACAGCCGGTATAAAAAATAAACTTGCAGAAAATATAGACGGTACAGCGGAGGGAACAGTCAGTGTAAACCTTGAAGATAAAACAACAACTGTGGATTTTAAGCTATCAAATATAAATCTGTACGGAATAAACTACAGGGAAGGTAGTATATTCTCAAAAATTGACAACAGGGAAATTTCAGGCTCTTACACTGTAAATCTAAAGAATCCTGATGGTTTTGGATTTATAAACGGGACTTTTAAAAGGAACTATATAGAGGGGGATGTATCTTTTGATAACCTCAATTTAAACAGTCTGATTTACGGTAAAAAATTTAAATTTGGGGGAGTTATCGATGGAAATGGTTATTACTCTGGATACCTCCCAGACATAAAAATACAGGTATCAGGAGTTGCAAACAGTTTTCGCTACAGAAAAATACAGATTAAAAATTACAACTACCAGTTTGGATATTTCAGTGATATAAAAAAGATGGAACTTGGGTTTAAAAGTCCCGAAAAAAGATTAACCGGTAATATCGGCGTATTCTTTTCTCCTTTTTCATTAGACCTTAATATTGATGCAAAAAATGCAGATTTATCTTTCGGTAAAGAGTTTTTGAAGGATTTTATTCCTAATATTTTCAGCTATGTAACACCTTTAAGAACAACAGGTTTTGCCTATTTCCATGCAGAAAAGAAAAAATGGAATCTAAAACTCAACCTGAGCAAATTTGAAGCGGCTATTGATATGGCGCAGGATACTGTAAAAGGGCAGTTAAAGGGGTTTTTTTCTAATTCTGAGAGAGATCTTTTCCTGTCTTTTGGAAAAAAGAACTTCAGATACAGAGATTACCTGATAAAAAATGTAAATGGAAAAGTCCACCTTCAGAAAAACAGACTGGATTCTGTTATAAACGCAGATGGTTTGAACATATTTGACAGTTTTAAACTCTCTTCCCGATTTACGTATCTGTTGGACAAAAAATACACAGAGGGAAAGCTTGAACTTTTTTTCAAAAAGGAGGATTTTCATAATAATTTAAAGTCTAACTTTTCAGGTAAGGTTGAAAATATAAAAGGTAAACTTTCTGAAAGGGGGTATGTAAAAGATAAAAATGTAGTACAGGCAGATATAGATTACAGTATATCTAATTTAAATGATCGTTCTGTATTTTCTCTAAGCAGTAAACTTGTGAAAGTATCTTTACCTGAGAATATCAATCTCCATTTCTACTCCATTTCAGGAAAACTGAACCTACCTTACAAAAACATCCGTAAAACAGAAGGTTCTTTTAAACTGTCTAAATTTACAGTCTCTAAAAACTATATCTACTTTTTTGATTCCTCTCCTGTGCATCTAAAATTGAAAGATAATGTTTTGACAGGAAACAAAGTAGAATTTACAGGAATTATAAGAGGAAAGTTAGAGAATCTCAGGTATGATCTGTCTAAAAACACTCTGAGATTTCAATCTGACGGTCAGATAGATAGGAATTTTCTGTCTATGATTACACAGTATGTAAATAGTTCTGGAGATCTAAATTACCACCTGAGATACAACGGGAAATTAGACAACGTTACAGATGGTATAGAGTGTACTATAAGCTCTGAGGAGTTAGGACTGAAAACAGCTTTTACAATCGGAATAATACAGATTAAAAAGTTTCTAATTGAGATGTATAAAGGTGATTTAAATATAAATATTTATGGAAAATCTCCTGATATCATTCTTGGTGAAAGTGTTTTAAAAATAAGCGGTACAGGAAATATAAGAAAGAGATTCCTCTCGGTATACGGACAGACCAGATTTTTTCCTGTTAAGTATATGAACATATTTCAGGGCAATATTAACTCTGATTTGAGAATAAAAACATACGAAAAAAAAGAATCTCTGTATACCCAGATCAAAGGAGATATATCTGTTTCAGGAAAAGTGAAACTTGAGAAGGATATGAATCAGCTTCTAAAAAGTAAAAGAAGCAATATCCCTTCAGGGTATAAAAATGAAAATCTTGAAAGGGTTTTACTTGATATAAAGGGAGAAAGCTATATACCTCTGTATCTATACGGGAAATGGGGCAAGGCTTATGCCGAATTTAACATGAAAGTAAAAGGAACAGCCTCATCTCCTGTTGTTGACGGAGATATCAGCATAATATACGGTGAGATTTATTTTATGAAGAACAGATACAACATAGATTTTGCAAACATCAAGATTATAAAAAATGAACCGTATATATCTGCACGGATATCAACATCTATAGCTGATACTTTTATATTTATCGATCTATCAGGCTCCCTTTACGAACCGAGGATAAACTTTTCTTCAAGCCCTCCAAAATCAAGAGATGAGATTCTTTCTATCCTACTTCTAAGAGACACACCTTCAGCCCTTGAAAATATGCCTGTTTTTAAAACAGTAGGTAAAATACTGTACGCTGTTTTACCCTTTAAACCTGCTGAGGAAAGGGGACTGTTTAATACCGGTTTTGAAATAAATATACTTCCCCAGTACTCTCCAACAGCAGGTATTTCAGCATCTGTTTATGCTAAGAGAAACCTGACCAGAAGGATATTTGTTGCTCTGTCAAAGCCTATAGGACAGGTTGAAGAGGAAAGGATAGGAGGGTGGTATGGTGTAGGTTTAAGGCTTAAGGAAAGAAGCTCATTCCAGTACAAATTCTTTGAGACAGGAAATCAGGAGTTTGATATTGTTTTCAGTTTTCCTTTTGATTTCTGA
- a CDS encoding putative bifunctional diguanylate cyclase/phosphodiesterase, with the protein MLKQRAYIDTLTGIYNRNYLEDIRDVIDLNKYTVMMLDIDFFKNINDTYGHQVGDEILKEIARLLKENLREDDIIIRYGGEEFLILLKNYREDPEGKWSLQVAQKLLQKIREYKYKGINLTASIGLNLETHRARNLMEAIKQADITLYKAKRAGRNRIEIYKETKAPREISLPELKDIIETNQISCFYQPVLNIKDGSVLYYEALARIQYRNEYLSPASYIDIIKGTFLYFKFTKIIIEYNLNVLRQNKDMVISLNMSPSDFLNEDIIKILKSVEKEIVKRIKLEVLETEDVHNYNTLRENINRLKEFGYDIVLDDFGAGYVDFYYLTEIEAKFIKIDGSVIKKIPYNQQYYKLLKHLVQFCKDINKIPIAEFVESKDIYDILLELGVEYGQGYYFSKPMPLEQIKKKFPIEKQL; encoded by the coding sequence ATCTTAAAGCAGAGGGCTTATATAGACACGCTCACAGGTATATACAACAGAAATTACCTTGAGGATATAAGAGATGTTATAGACCTGAACAAATACACCGTTATGATGTTAGATATAGATTTCTTCAAAAATATAAACGATACATACGGACATCAGGTAGGGGACGAGATACTGAAAGAGATAGCCAGACTACTTAAGGAGAATCTCAGAGAGGATGACATAATAATAAGATACGGGGGAGAAGAGTTTCTTATACTGCTTAAAAACTACAGAGAAGACCCAGAAGGCAAGTGGAGTCTTCAGGTTGCACAAAAACTACTCCAGAAAATAAGAGAATATAAATACAAAGGTATAAATCTAACAGCCTCTATAGGTCTTAATCTGGAAACCCACCGGGCAAGGAACCTTATGGAAGCTATAAAACAGGCAGATATAACTCTTTATAAAGCAAAAAGAGCAGGCAGAAACAGAATTGAGATATATAAAGAGACAAAAGCTCCCAGAGAAATATCCCTTCCAGAGCTTAAGGACATAATTGAGACAAACCAAATTTCCTGTTTTTACCAGCCTGTTCTGAATATAAAAGACGGCTCTGTTTTATACTATGAAGCCCTTGCAAGAATACAGTACAGAAATGAGTATCTTTCCCCTGCAAGTTACATAGATATCATCAAAGGAACATTCCTGTACTTTAAGTTTACAAAGATTATAATAGAGTACAATCTGAATGTCCTCAGACAGAACAAAGATATGGTAATTAGTTTAAATATGTCCCCTTCTGATTTTCTAAATGAAGATATAATAAAAATCCTGAAATCTGTTGAAAAAGAAATAGTAAAAAGGATAAAACTCGAAGTTTTAGAAACAGAAGATGTCCATAATTACAATACTCTAAGGGAAAATATTAACAGACTTAAAGAGTTTGGATACGACATAGTTTTAGATGATTTTGGTGCAGGTTATGTTGATTTTTACTACCTTACAGAGATAGAAGCAAAATTTATAAAAATTGACGGCTCTGTAATTAAAAAAATCCCCTACAATCAGCAATATTACAAACTTCTGAAACACCTTGTACAGTTCTGTAAAGATATAAATAAGATCCCTATTGCTGAGTTTGTCGAAAGTAAAGATATTTACGATATTTTGTTGGAGCTTGGGGTAGAGTACGGGCAGGGATACTATTTCTCAAAACCTATGCCCCTTGAACAGATAAAGAAAAAATTTCCTATTGAAAAGCAACTGTAA
- a CDS encoding anthranilate synthase component II, producing the protein MKILMIDNYDSFTYNIVQYLYELGADVIVKRNDRISVEDIDRLDIDAIVISPGPCTPNEAGISVKVIKEYAGKYPILGVCLGHQSIGAAFGAKIIKAKCLMHGKTSEIYHNRKGIFKDIPSPFKAVRYHSLVIDRNTLPEEIEVIAWTKEDNEIMGIQHRQLPLWGVQFHPESILTEYGKKLLENFMDLSEDFNQKSKGKLKTISNS; encoded by the coding sequence ATGAAGATATTAATGATAGATAACTACGACTCATTTACTTACAATATAGTGCAGTATCTTTATGAGTTAGGTGCAGATGTAATAGTAAAAAGAAACGACAGAATTTCCGTAGAAGATATAGACAGATTAGATATCGATGCGATTGTTATATCCCCAGGACCCTGCACTCCAAATGAAGCTGGAATATCTGTAAAGGTAATAAAAGAGTATGCCGGTAAGTATCCGATATTAGGCGTATGCCTTGGTCATCAGTCCATAGGTGCAGCATTTGGAGCAAAGATAATAAAGGCTAAATGTCTTATGCACGGGAAAACATCAGAGATTTACCACAACAGAAAAGGTATCTTCAAAGATATCCCCTCTCCTTTCAAAGCTGTAAGGTATCATTCTCTTGTTATAGACAGAAATACACTTCCTGAAGAGATTGAAGTTATCGCATGGACAAAAGAAGATAATGAGATAATGGGAATACAGCACAGACAGCTTCCTCTCTGGGGTGTTCAATTCCATCCAGAGTCTATACTGACAGAGTATGGTAAAAAGCTGCTTGAAAACTTTATGGATCTTTCAGAAGATTTTAATCAGAAATCAAAAGGAAAACTGAAAACAATATCAAACTCCTGA